The Thalassotalea nanhaiensis genome has a window encoding:
- the rluF gene encoding 23S rRNA pseudouridine(2604) synthase RluF: protein MNTESGKRLNKYISESGYCSRRGADKLIEQNLVTINGKQPELGTKVMPGDVVKVEGKLISAAPENKSDRIYIAYNKPIGIICTTELDVRGNIIDAIGHKERIFPIGRLDKPSEGLIFLTSDGDIVNKILRAENAHDKEYVVTVDQPISERFLERMARGVPILGTITKPCKVSMVGKFVFKIVLTQGLNRQIRRMCEYLGYEVTKLSRTRIMSISLGNLKPGQWRNLNAQEMKDINDAVAGSTKTAPENHRKVNPNEKVNPWAQVEAELNAKGPSKE, encoded by the coding sequence TTGAATACAGAAAGCGGAAAACGCCTAAATAAATATATTAGTGAATCAGGGTATTGTTCACGCCGCGGCGCTGATAAATTGATAGAACAAAATTTAGTGACCATAAATGGCAAGCAACCAGAGCTCGGCACTAAAGTAATGCCTGGCGATGTGGTAAAAGTTGAAGGCAAGTTAATTTCAGCGGCACCAGAAAATAAATCTGATCGTATTTATATCGCTTATAACAAACCAATTGGTATTATCTGTACCACTGAGCTTGATGTACGAGGCAATATTATTGATGCAATTGGTCATAAAGAGCGCATTTTTCCTATTGGTCGATTAGATAAACCATCGGAAGGTTTAATATTTTTAACCAGCGATGGCGATATTGTTAATAAAATCCTACGTGCTGAAAATGCCCACGATAAAGAATATGTGGTAACCGTTGATCAACCGATAAGTGAACGTTTCCTTGAGCGTATGGCCAGAGGCGTACCAATTTTAGGAACGATTACCAAACCATGTAAAGTAAGCATGGTTGGTAAATTCGTATTCAAAATTGTATTAACACAAGGCTTAAACCGACAAATTCGTCGAATGTGTGAATACCTAGGTTATGAAGTTACAAAATTATCCCGCACACGCATTATGTCAATTTCGCTTGGTAATTTAAAACCGGGACAATGGCGTAATTTAAACGCGCAAGAAATGAAAGATATTAATGATGCTGTTGCTGGTTCAACCAAGACAGCACCAGAAAACCATCGCAAAGTTAATCCTAATGAAAAAGTAAACCCTTGGGCGCAAGTAGAAGCCGAGTTAAATGCTAAAGGGCCGAGTAAAGAGTAG
- a CDS encoding amidohydrolase family protein → MSKLTLSAIATITALAFSAGAHAEKIAIIGGTVHTMTAQGTIEDATVLIEDGKISKVIAQEVSTDASYRVIDAKGKVITPGFIGAYTSLGLVEVPSWAGTNDSSVGKSDLHAALDATAAVNPDTTLRNISRIEGITSAATSIGYSDTIYKGRGAIITLGDDVDPVMKKRAFMSIDLSNSGADVSGGSRAALWLDIRNALNEAIYAQSITFTPQTEWHGTLSKANVQALIPVIKGEMPLLVKVHRASDIRRVIKLTKNFKRLNVTLVGASEAWRVADEVAAAGMSVILNPESNLPYTFEQNGATLANAARLNDAGVNVAIGMSTHNIRLAPQHAGNAVANGLPWQAGLASLTTAPAKIYGIDNRVGSIKAGMQADVVIWSGDPLEVMQAPTNVIINGEEVPLESRQTKLRDRYLKIDNEKPQQYTRP, encoded by the coding sequence ATGAGCAAATTAACTTTAAGCGCAATCGCAACAATAACAGCCCTTGCTTTCAGTGCTGGCGCACACGCTGAAAAAATTGCCATTATCGGTGGCACCGTGCATACCATGACAGCACAAGGGACAATTGAAGATGCAACAGTATTAATTGAAGACGGCAAAATCAGTAAAGTGATCGCGCAAGAAGTATCTACTGATGCCAGCTATCGCGTTATTGATGCGAAAGGTAAAGTGATAACACCAGGTTTTATTGGTGCGTATACGTCGCTTGGTTTAGTTGAAGTACCATCTTGGGCGGGTACAAATGACTCCAGTGTTGGAAAGTCAGATTTGCACGCCGCTTTAGATGCAACTGCTGCAGTAAACCCGGATACAACACTAAGAAATATTTCTCGCATCGAAGGTATTACCAGCGCAGCAACATCAATAGGTTACAGCGATACAATCTATAAAGGTCGTGGTGCTATCATTACTTTAGGTGATGATGTTGACCCTGTAATGAAAAAGCGTGCCTTTATGTCGATAGATTTATCAAATAGCGGTGCTGATGTTAGTGGTGGTAGTCGTGCAGCTCTTTGGCTAGACATTCGTAATGCGTTAAATGAAGCTATTTATGCACAAAGCATTACGTTTACTCCGCAAACTGAATGGCATGGCACGTTAAGTAAAGCCAATGTACAAGCGTTGATCCCGGTAATTAAAGGGGAAATGCCTTTATTAGTTAAAGTGCATCGTGCAAGTGATATTCGCCGTGTAATTAAACTTACTAAGAACTTCAAACGCTTAAACGTTACCCTAGTTGGTGCGAGTGAAGCTTGGCGAGTTGCCGATGAAGTTGCTGCTGCAGGCATGTCAGTGATACTAAACCCAGAATCAAACTTGCCTTATACGTTCGAGCAAAATGGCGCGACGTTAGCGAACGCTGCCCGTTTAAATGATGCTGGTGTTAACGTTGCTATTGGCATGAGCACGCATAACATTCGCCTTGCCCCTCAACATGCAGGTAATGCGGTAGCCAATGGTTTACCTTGGCAGGCAGGTCTTGCTTCTTTAACAACGGCACCAGCCAAAATTTATGGTATTGATAACCGAGTTGGTAGCATTAAAGCAGGTATGCAAGCAGACGTTGTCATTTGGTCTGGTGACCCTTTAGAAGTTATGCAGGCACCAACGAACGTTATTATTAATGGCGAAGAAGTACCATTAGAGTCACGTCAAACTAAGCTTCGTGATCGATATTTAAAAATTGATAACGAGAAACCACAGCAATATACACGTCCTTAA
- a CDS encoding amidohydrolase — translation MKTLNKALFTGLSLVAAATLVGCGGSEAKKAQAPFVEINKDPYPSTYKALPSVATLITNANVYDGIGGFFENTSVLLADGKIKAIGNSIKAADDVKVVDGKGKWITPGIIDVHSHLGVYATPDTGSHSDGNEMVKPVTAAVWAEHSILVQDPGFRRALAGGVTSMQILPGSGNLIGGRGVTVKNLPNRVIQDMKFPDAPYGLKMACGENPKRVYGKKGGPMTRMGNVAGYRQAWADAENYQRSWDKYKADYEAGKDAKAPKRDLNLDTLAGVLRGDILVHMHCYRADDMGTMIDVMKEFNYQIASFQHAVESYKIADKLAENNICSAMWADWWGFKMEAYDGIRENIPMVANAKACAIVHSDSDQGIQRLNQEAAKALSDGQRAGIDFSKADAWTWLTANPAKSLGIFEQTGSIEVGKNADVVMWSSEPFSTYSQAEMVFIDGGVAFDRNKPETWAVSDYELGQVAEGDHK, via the coding sequence ATGAAAACACTAAATAAAGCCCTGTTTACGGGCCTTAGCTTAGTCGCTGCTGCTACCTTAGTTGGTTGTGGCGGTTCTGAAGCTAAAAAAGCGCAAGCACCATTTGTAGAGATCAACAAAGACCCTTACCCGAGTACTTATAAAGCTTTACCAAGCGTTGCTACTTTAATTACTAATGCCAATGTATATGATGGTATTGGTGGTTTTTTTGAAAATACTTCGGTATTGCTTGCCGATGGTAAAATTAAAGCGATTGGCAACTCTATAAAAGCTGCTGATGATGTAAAAGTTGTAGATGGAAAGGGTAAGTGGATTACTCCCGGTATTATTGATGTACACAGTCATCTAGGTGTATATGCTACGCCAGATACAGGTTCTCATTCTGATGGTAACGAAATGGTTAAGCCGGTAACTGCTGCTGTTTGGGCTGAACATTCAATTTTAGTGCAAGATCCAGGTTTCCGTCGCGCTTTAGCTGGTGGTGTTACGTCGATGCAAATTTTACCTGGCTCAGGTAACTTAATTGGTGGTCGTGGGGTTACCGTTAAAAATTTACCTAATCGTGTTATCCAAGACATGAAATTTCCAGATGCGCCTTATGGCTTGAAAATGGCTTGTGGTGAGAATCCAAAACGCGTGTATGGCAAAAAAGGTGGGCCAATGACTCGTATGGGTAATGTTGCTGGTTATCGTCAAGCATGGGCTGATGCTGAAAATTATCAGCGTTCATGGGACAAATACAAAGCAGATTATGAAGCAGGTAAAGATGCTAAAGCGCCAAAACGTGATTTGAATCTAGATACTTTAGCCGGTGTATTACGCGGTGATATTTTAGTTCATATGCATTGTTATCGTGCCGATGATATGGGCACCATGATAGATGTAATGAAAGAGTTTAATTACCAAATTGCCTCTTTCCAACACGCCGTTGAATCGTACAAAATTGCAGATAAATTAGCCGAAAATAATATTTGTTCTGCTATGTGGGCCGATTGGTGGGGCTTTAAAATGGAAGCCTATGACGGTATTCGTGAAAACATTCCAATGGTTGCTAATGCAAAAGCCTGTGCAATAGTACATTCTGACAGTGACCAAGGTATTCAACGTTTAAATCAAGAAGCTGCAAAAGCGTTATCTGATGGTCAGCGTGCTGGCATCGATTTCAGCAAAGCGGATGCTTGGACTTGGTTAACAGCAAACCCTGCTAAGTCATTGGGTATTTTTGAACAGACTGGTTCGATTGAAGTAGGTAAAAATGCGGATGTTGTTATGTGGAGCAGCGAGCCTTTCTCAACTTATTCACAAGCTGAAATGGTCTTTATTGACGGTGGAGTAGCGTTTGATCGCAACAAACCAGAGACGTGGGCAGTAAGTGATTATGAGTTAGGACAAGTTGCAGAAGGAGATCACAAATGA